A segment of the Parus major isolate Abel unplaced genomic scaffold, Parus_major1.1 Scaffold835, whole genome shotgun sequence genome:
ACTCGCGGTGCACTGTGGGATGGCGGCAGacttttcctatattttttaatcattatattttgtttgttcctttatGCTGTTAGTagaggtttgctttttttccccgctattatttaaagcattattttctttgtttttaataaaaattcatgggaaaaaaaaaaaatcaattaaaatgttCCCCTGGCTCTGAGCTACAGCAGAGCCTTCAGGGGCCCAGCTTTGAAATCAAGCGGCTTTTTGTGCTCTTACAGGCAAcagttttgctgtttatttgtCCCAGATCACAAAAAATGTGAGAAGCcaaaatcactgaaatattccccatccctcctgtccctgttccctgggataagatcccaaattccccctgagcctcctttcctccaggctgagccttccccagctccctcaggattCACCAaaccctttcccttcctctggaTGATCCCACAACCCCACCCACTGCTCCTGTGCTtcattaatttctaattaacGTAAGTCCCAACCTGTTTGATCCCATTCCTTAAATAAACCATGGaaagcagagagctctgcagggacaccaGAGTGAGCAGCCTACCTTTAATCCCTTAAATAGAAtcatacaaatataaaatggaagaataaaatatttacagggagaaaaaaaaaaaaaacaacaaaaaccccaaaaaccacgGGGATTCCACCCAATCCCATCTCcaagaggctggaaaagagggaagcaGCCAAAGGAGGAACATTCCAggtgcttttccttcctcccaaaATGATCCCGGCCGTGTGTGGGAGGCTCATTCCAGTCCTTGGGCAGGGAGGGATCCTCAGAAGCGAGAGGCACTTGAAgaaatcctccttttcccaaattcctgcaggcagccaggaggaatTTTGGCTGCCCAGCCCAGGATCCCGGTgccatcaggaaaaaaatccccccgGCTCATTCCGAGTCAGGCTCTCGTCCTGGCAGAGTTTGGTCCAAAATCCCGACCTGGCTGCTCCCTCTCGTGgtttttcctgaattttcccCAATTCCGAGTCCAGAGGCAGCGTCCATCCGGCAGTTCCAGAGTTGACATAGTAACTCCAGCATTTTTGGGATTGACTGtccaggagggagctgggatggctCTGGAGATGGGATCCGTGTCCTCCCCCACCCCGAGGGAATTCCAAGTGCTTTGTCCTGTCCCGTGCGGGACAAACTCCCCGGAATTTCGGGATAACTGAGTGCAGACTCTGCCTATTCCTAACAATCCAActgtgcttccagctgggaaaaaggaTCCCCATCACAGATCCAACAATATTTACAGGATATGGGGGGGACGAGGGGTGGGGGGCGGAATTtcgcctttttttttttaggaatttttttttttggtgtcactttttttttttaaaaaaaaaaatccaaaaaatacAAACTCCCCCTCTCAGCTGTCAATCATCTCCGAGAGTTCCAGCAGGAGATCATCCTCATCCTTCCCTGGATCCAGGTCGATTTCTGCTTCCAGTTTTCCCCCGGAGATCTCCCAGATGAGCTTTTCGAAGTCGTCCTCCATGGACAGGGTGGGTTTGGCAGCGCCGGCCGAGCTCAGGCGCCGCAGCTTCACCGGCACCTCCAgcgaggaagaggagaaggaggaggaagatccGGACACCTCCGACTGTGCCTGAGATTCCCCCTGGTTGCCAGCCTGCAGCTCGGGGctggggaaaacagggaaaaatcagTGTGGGAGGTCAGAAAATCTGTCAAAATCACTGAGGTGGAGATGGATGCTGGAGTTTTACACTGGGGTGGGGATTCTGGGGGTCTGGGGATGGGAAAAGAGGCTGGGATTGGTTTTGGGGGAGAACTGGATTGGTTTTGGGAGTCCAGGATGAGTGGGAGCCATTCAGGGTTTGGGGATTTAGCCAGGAGGAAACACAGCTGGAATgtgggggaaagaggaaagatggAACCCCaaagtcactggaaaaaaatgcagaaagtcaATAAAAGCTTATAAAGCTACTGGGaagaaatcccaaaaaaaatcactaaacaGAAACCCCAAAGGTCACTGGaaagaaatcccaaaaaaacactgaaaataaatctcaaaggcactgaaaaaaaaaccccaaaaagtcACAGGGAAGAAATCCCACAAACtcaccaaaaccccaaaagtaTCACTGGAAAAAACTCCTCCAAagccacagggaaaaaaccccaaaatcactgggaaaaaaaccccaaaagtcactgggaaaaaacccccaaaatcactgggaaaaaaccccataagtcactgggaaaaaaccccaaaaagcccGTGGGAAGCTTTGTCCAAGTGCAGCGTTTGAAGGAAACCcaaaccagctctgctgcacataCAGGAATTCCAAAAATTCCATTCCAGCTTCCTCTGCTGGATTTTGATTCCCTCAAACCTGGAATTTCCCACTCGAGGTCATCCCCCATCCCATTCCTgggatgaggaaggagaaggagaagctgggatttggggttaCCTCTTCTGGGAAGTCTCACTCCGAGGTTTGGAGCCTGGGCTGTCCTCTGGAGAAGCAGGAACAACAACCTGGGAATGAGGAGCACGACAATTTTTAGGATTCTTCTTCACCTGAAGCAGAGAATTcccaaaataaagaattttctttttcttgaaggAATTTTTACCTCGGAACGGACAAAAACctaaaatcctaaaaaaaacccctaaaatccCAGCAGGGAATCCTTGAGCTGCTTCCAAAGCAGCAATGTGCTGCTCCCGAGGTGAAAAGggatgggagagctggaggaggctgaagttttccaggtttttttgggaagcaggaggggtttggggCTCACCTGGGCTGAGGGCTCCGGGGTGGCCGTGCTGGTGGCACCGAGTGGCCTCACGGCCACCACGGCCGGGCCCTCGGGGCTCTTCCTCTTGAGGGGCTGCTTGGCCGAGGCTGGGCCATCCAGAGGCTTCAGGCACACCTTGGATTTGGCTGGAATGCAGGGAAAAGGTGGAATGATGCAGCTTGAGGGAAAAAGGAAGCCCCAGGTTTTGTTGATAAGCCCCAAATTCCAGGCTGGGTTGGGGTAGGATCAGGCAGGGGCACCCTCCgtgctccagggatgctcccagggtgatccagcctggccttgggcacctccagggatggggaaaccagggattctctgggaattccatcccattccctcagcaccttcacagggaggaattcctgccccaaatccctcccttttcccattttaaatccattccctgtgtcctgtcccccTGCTCTTTATCCCAAAACTCTCCTGcacctcctttttcttctggaaggagctctgagctctccctggatccttctccagctgaacattcccaacattcccaccTCCACATCTCCAATCCCTGCAAACATTCCCAACCCTCTTCATCCTGCAGCCACCAATTCCCACCAGGAATTCCCACCAGGAATTCCCACATTCCCTGGACACAACCCACGGGTATCTCCCACTGGAATTCTTCCATcaatccctgctcccagaacaTTCCCAAAGGGAACACCCAACACCTACTTCTGGTTTTCCTCTCGGGCAGCTGAGCTCCCTTTTTCCCCGGATCTTTCTCCGGGCTTCCCGCTGCATCCTCCTGGGATTTCCCCactttcctcctgcccagctgatGAGCTGATCCCACAGCAGGCTCGGGGCTCCCACATCCCGGgcttttctccttgtttttctcctgtttttcagctggaattgCCCCAGCTCCTTTCTGCAGTTTCTCCTCCTGGCGTTGTTTCAGCTGACGTTTCTCCCACATGATTTCCTCCA
Coding sequences within it:
- the LOC107199502 gene encoding zinc finger CCCH domain-containing protein 11A-like, producing MIVELNKPSPKGVSAPAENSGNSGIQVKSLEEIMWEKRQLKQRQEEKLQKGAGAIPAEKQEKNKEKSPGCGSPEPAVGSAHQLGRRKVGKSQEDAAGSPEKDPGKKGAQLPERKTRTKSKVCLKPLDGPASAKQPLKRKSPEGPAVVAVRPLGATSTATPEPSAQVVVPASPEDSPGSKPRSETSQKSPELQAGNQGESQAQSEVSGSSSSFSSSSLEVPVKLRRLSSAGAAKPTLSMEDDFEKLIWEISGGKLEAEIDLDPGKDEDDLLLELSEMIDS